From one Microlunatus sp. Gsoil 973 genomic stretch:
- a CDS encoding DUF6328 family protein, with protein sequence MTDPEATDDGRHETTLERYDRNWHDIQQELRITQTGTQLLAGFLLTLPFQSRFTTLTDDQIAAYLTLVVLAAAVSILALAPVSAHRMLFRKHRIGDLVTVSNRILMICLIASSILFSGTVLLIFDVVLGRSFGLASGTVLFVATGALWVGVPLRLRSQSRTSPRG encoded by the coding sequence ATGACCGATCCAGAGGCGACGGACGACGGCCGCCACGAGACGACCCTGGAACGCTATGACCGCAACTGGCATGACATCCAGCAGGAACTCCGGATCACCCAGACCGGGACCCAACTGTTGGCCGGCTTCCTGTTGACGCTGCCGTTCCAGAGCCGGTTCACCACCCTGACCGACGATCAGATCGCGGCCTACCTGACGCTGGTGGTGCTTGCCGCGGCCGTCTCGATCCTCGCCCTGGCGCCCGTCAGCGCCCACCGGATGCTGTTTCGCAAGCACCGGATCGGCGATCTCGTCACGGTGTCCAACCGGATCCTGATGATCTGCCTGATCGCCTCGTCGATCCTGTTCTCCGGCACCGTCCTGCTGATCTTCGACGTCGTGCTGGGGCGCTCGTTCGGGCTGGCTTCCGGCACCGTCCTGTTCGTCGCCACCGGCGCCCTGTGGGTCGGCGTTCCGCTTCGCCTGAGATCGCAGTCCAGGACCAGCCCGCGGGGCTGA
- a CDS encoding class I SAM-dependent methyltransferase — translation MATTPRYDSQADWYLDYTRNWGAILSDHLPQSLTGRRVLDLCCGYGTLSRTLAERGADVVGVDLSIRLIERARQLQESAPAVISYLVGDAATTDWWDGRPFDLVISNMALMDVDDLDGVLTSVRRVLAPSGRFTFVLFHPCFPGDGRARPSWPDGGYSQEGWWTTGEEGVRGHVGAHHRMLSTYLNAVTGAGLTIDRVTEPPAPVPTLLIADCRPDRSEPVG, via the coding sequence ATGGCGACGACTCCCCGTTATGACAGCCAGGCCGACTGGTATCTGGACTACACCCGGAACTGGGGCGCGATACTGAGTGATCATCTTCCGCAATCGCTGACCGGCCGTCGGGTCCTGGACCTGTGCTGCGGCTACGGGACATTGAGCCGCACCCTTGCCGAACGCGGCGCCGATGTCGTCGGGGTGGATCTCTCGATCCGGCTGATCGAGAGGGCACGCCAACTACAGGAGTCCGCACCGGCGGTGATCAGTTATCTGGTCGGCGACGCCGCGACCACGGACTGGTGGGACGGTCGACCATTCGATCTCGTGATCAGCAACATGGCCCTGATGGACGTCGATGATCTTGACGGTGTGCTGACCTCTGTGCGCCGGGTCCTGGCTCCGTCAGGACGGTTCACCTTTGTCCTCTTCCATCCCTGCTTCCCGGGCGACGGCCGCGCCCGGCCCAGCTGGCCGGACGGCGGCTACTCCCAGGAGGGCTGGTGGACAACCGGCGAGGAGGGCGTACGCGGCCATGTCGGCGCACATCACCGGATGCTGTCGACCTATCTCAACGCTGTGACCGGCGCCGGTCTCACGATCGACAGGGTCACCGAGCCACCGGCACCCGTCCCGACCCTGCTGATCGCCGATTGTCGACCGGATCGGTCCGAACCGGTCGGCTAG
- a CDS encoding 3-deoxy-7-phosphoheptulonate synthase, with protein MSTIVQDGSRITDTRVVEFQSLASPDSLRRRLPVSDSSAEVVSRGRADISAVLSGADDRLLVITGPCSVHDPVAALDYGRRLRTVADAYADDLVVVMRTYFEKPRTTVGWKGLINDPRLDGSHDIQAGLEIARRFLIDIAAIGLPTATELLEPITPQYIAELISWAAIGARTTESQIHRQLASGLSMPVGFKNGTDGNVQVAVDGALAARNPQSFLGIDGQGRAALATTTGNPDTHIVLRGGRSGPNYSAAQVADAAQLATRSGLPPLLVVDASHANSGKDHDRQARVVRDIADRIAAGESVIAGVMMESFLVGGAQPLEVPVRHRLVYGQSVTDACLSWETTAELMGSLARASHRRRRCRT; from the coding sequence ATGTCCACGATCGTCCAGGATGGGAGTCGGATCACCGACACCCGTGTTGTGGAGTTCCAGAGTCTTGCCTCGCCGGACAGCCTGCGGCGTCGTTTGCCGGTGTCGGACAGTTCGGCCGAGGTCGTCAGCCGCGGACGAGCCGACATCTCGGCGGTGTTGTCCGGCGCCGACGACCGGCTGCTGGTGATCACCGGACCGTGTTCGGTGCACGACCCGGTCGCGGCGCTGGACTACGGGCGGCGACTTCGGACGGTTGCCGATGCCTACGCCGACGACCTCGTCGTGGTGATGCGTACCTACTTCGAGAAGCCGCGGACGACGGTCGGGTGGAAGGGGCTGATCAACGATCCGCGCCTTGACGGAAGTCACGACATCCAGGCCGGACTGGAGATCGCACGCCGATTCCTGATCGACATCGCAGCGATCGGGCTGCCAACGGCGACCGAACTCCTGGAACCGATCACGCCGCAGTACATCGCCGAGTTGATCAGTTGGGCCGCGATCGGTGCGCGGACGACCGAGAGCCAGATCCACCGCCAGCTGGCGTCCGGCCTGTCCATGCCGGTGGGCTTCAAGAACGGCACGGACGGAAACGTCCAGGTGGCTGTCGACGGTGCGCTGGCCGCGCGAAACCCACAGAGCTTCCTTGGCATCGACGGGCAGGGTCGGGCAGCGTTGGCAACCACAACCGGCAACCCCGACACGCACATCGTGTTGCGGGGTGGCAGGAGCGGGCCCAACTACTCGGCCGCGCAGGTCGCGGACGCCGCTCAACTGGCGACGCGGTCTGGCCTTCCGCCATTGCTGGTCGTCGACGCCAGCCACGCCAATTCCGGCAAGGACCATGATCGCCAGGCTCGGGTCGTGCGCGACATCGCCGACCGGATCGCGGCTGGTGAATCCGTCATCGCCGGAGTGATGATGGAAAGCTTCCTGGTCGGTGGCGCCCAGCCCTTGGAGGTGCCGGTGCGCCACCGACTCGTTTACGGACAGAGCGTCACCGACGCCTGTCTCTCCTGGGAGACCACAGCGGAGCTGATGGGCTCATTGGCGCGGGCGAGTCATCGCCGGCGCAGGTGCCGGACATAG
- a CDS encoding SDR family NAD(P)-dependent oxidoreductase, which translates to MTVLDSFSLAGKTAFLTGGSRGLGRAMAQALGEAGAAVALSATTLHAAQRAAGELQELGINAYGVQLDVADRGAVDDAVTTVSEQFGEIDVLVNNAGIGVGAAAFEASEDTWRDVLSVNVDGVWYCSRAVARRMATRGGGVIINIGSMSAWIVNQPRWQISYLTSKAAVHHMTEGLAAEWAPYGIRVNAIAPGYFHTDQSPIYEPEYKPWCVDPAPMKRGGEPHELGGAVVFLASAASSFMTGSIIKIDGGFTLF; encoded by the coding sequence ATGACCGTACTGGACTCCTTCTCCCTGGCCGGCAAGACGGCGTTCCTCACCGGCGGCAGCCGGGGACTCGGCCGGGCGATGGCACAGGCGCTCGGCGAGGCCGGAGCAGCGGTGGCGTTGTCTGCCACGACACTCCACGCCGCGCAGCGAGCGGCCGGGGAGCTCCAGGAGCTCGGCATCAATGCCTACGGCGTGCAGCTGGACGTCGCCGATCGTGGGGCGGTCGACGATGCCGTGACGACCGTCTCCGAGCAGTTCGGTGAGATCGACGTGCTGGTCAACAATGCCGGCATCGGCGTCGGAGCCGCTGCCTTCGAGGCCTCGGAGGACACCTGGCGCGACGTGCTGAGCGTCAACGTCGACGGCGTGTGGTACTGCTCGCGGGCCGTCGCCAGGCGGATGGCCACCCGCGGCGGTGGGGTGATCATCAACATCGGATCGATGTCGGCCTGGATCGTCAACCAACCCCGATGGCAGATCTCCTATCTGACGTCCAAGGCGGCTGTGCATCACATGACCGAAGGACTCGCCGCGGAGTGGGCGCCCTATGGGATCCGGGTCAACGCCATCGCACCCGGCTACTTCCACACCGATCAATCCCCGATCTACGAGCCGGAGTACAAGCCGTGGTGCGTCGACCCGGCGCCGATGAAACGCGGCGGCGAACCCCATGAGCTCGGCGGCGCGGTGGTCTTTCTGGCCAGCGCCGCGTCGAGCTTCATGACCGGGTCGATCATCAAGATCGATGGAGGTTTCACGCTGTTCTGA
- the ligD gene encoding non-homologous end-joining DNA ligase, with protein MLRSQSAARHRSGPHRQDVRAIGGVLVSRPDKIMYPDQGITKAEVAVYYHDVADVMLPHLTDRPITMQRWPNGVDGQSFYEKRVPNHFPDWSATATVGTSDGPQRQLMVQDIRTLTYLADQACLTPHTWLSRVDDLDRPDQLIIDLDPSSDDLAAVRHATMIVGEALDDLGLVPFLKTTGSRGYHVLTPIKPALGFADVRKFARSLADTLAGRHPDLLTTEQRKDRRDDRVFVDVLRNGYGQTAAPPYALRGRPGAPVATPLDWEELPRTAPDRFDISSVRRRLQQRDCPWRNLRRHARTLGRVIDRLDRR; from the coding sequence ATGTTGCGTAGCCAGAGCGCTGCTCGTCACCGTTCTGGTCCTCACCGGCAGGACGTTCGGGCGATCGGCGGTGTACTTGTCTCCCGGCCCGACAAGATCATGTATCCCGATCAAGGAATCACCAAGGCCGAGGTCGCGGTCTACTACCACGACGTGGCCGACGTCATGCTGCCGCATCTGACCGATCGGCCGATCACCATGCAGCGATGGCCGAACGGCGTTGACGGGCAGAGCTTCTATGAGAAAAGGGTGCCGAACCACTTCCCGGACTGGAGCGCGACCGCCACCGTAGGCACCTCCGACGGCCCCCAGCGTCAGCTGATGGTCCAGGACATCCGGACACTGACCTACCTTGCCGACCAGGCCTGCCTGACCCCGCACACCTGGCTGAGCCGCGTCGACGATCTTGACCGTCCTGACCAACTGATCATCGATCTTGATCCAAGCTCTGACGATCTTGCCGCCGTCCGTCACGCGACGATGATCGTCGGCGAGGCTCTCGATGATCTCGGGCTGGTCCCGTTCCTGAAGACGACCGGTTCCCGCGGATACCACGTCCTGACGCCGATCAAGCCCGCCTTGGGCTTCGCCGACGTACGGAAGTTCGCCCGGTCATTGGCCGACACCCTCGCCGGCCGACATCCGGACCTGCTGACGACCGAACAGCGCAAGGACCGTCGGGACGACCGGGTCTTCGTCGACGTCTTGCGCAACGGGTACGGGCAGACGGCCGCGCCCCCTTATGCACTGCGAGGTAGACCGGGCGCACCGGTCGCCACACCGTTGGATTGGGAGGAACTGCCACGGACCGCACCCGACCGATTCGACATCAGTTCAGTGCGGCGACGACTCCAGCAACGCGACTGTCCGTGGCGCAACCTCCGCCGCCATGCCCGGACACTCGGCCGGGTGATCGACAGGCTCGACCGTCGTTGA
- a CDS encoding transglycosylase family protein: protein MAGAIAGIAVVSGLAMANPEPASAASISHRLPKLHKGDHNSLVVRLQRELSAHGKNVAATGHFGKATKKRVKKIQRQHGWRATGVVGSGVWHVLLSDGRRVSSPSIKPYLRSSGRKAQSAPANSVWDKLARCESGGRWHINTGNGFYGGLQFTLSTWHAYGGSGMPNKHSRSEQIAVAQRVQRSQGWGAWPACSSRIGLR from the coding sequence GTGGCCGGCGCCATCGCCGGGATCGCCGTCGTCAGCGGTCTGGCCATGGCGAACCCGGAGCCCGCCTCGGCGGCGAGCATCAGCCACCGGCTGCCCAAGTTGCACAAGGGCGATCACAACAGCCTGGTCGTCCGGCTTCAACGCGAACTGTCCGCCCACGGCAAGAACGTCGCGGCCACCGGTCACTTCGGCAAGGCGACCAAGAAACGGGTCAAGAAGATCCAGCGCCAACACGGTTGGCGCGCCACCGGCGTCGTGGGTTCTGGCGTCTGGCACGTGCTGCTCAGCGACGGCCGGCGAGTGTCCAGCCCCTCGATCAAGCCCTACCTCAGGAGTTCGGGCCGCAAGGCGCAATCGGCTCCGGCGAACTCGGTCTGGGACAAGTTGGCCCGCTGCGAATCCGGCGGACGCTGGCACATCAACACCGGCAACGGTTTCTACGGCGGACTGCAGTTCACGCTGTCCACCTGGCACGCGTACGGCGGCTCCGGCATGCCGAACAAGCACTCCCGGAGCGAGCAGATCGCGGTCGCCCAACGGGTGCAGCGCTCGCAGGGCTGGGGTGCCTGGCCCGCCTGCAGCTCCCGCATCGGCCTGCGCTGA
- a CDS encoding HAD-IA family hydrolase has product MPASWILFDVGGVLELVDDVTWPVAYVARCADRLSITVEEFESRLATTQLPDAGTRSGVEDDFWRVLGSAVGAGQDVLSVMREDFWDAYCGTANVELIDCARSLVGRAGLAILSNSADGAREQEERRYGFSAIFDPICYSHEIGVNKPDPRVYRRTLDAMGAQAEQVLFIDNRPENVEAARRLGMQAVVHADNQATIAMINSWISGTRAVQA; this is encoded by the coding sequence GTGCCTGCCTCCTGGATCCTGTTCGACGTCGGTGGCGTCCTCGAACTGGTCGACGATGTGACCTGGCCCGTGGCCTACGTGGCACGGTGTGCGGATCGGCTCAGCATCACCGTCGAGGAGTTCGAGTCAAGACTGGCGACGACGCAGCTTCCTGACGCCGGCACCCGCAGCGGTGTTGAGGATGATTTCTGGCGGGTGCTGGGCTCGGCGGTCGGTGCCGGGCAGGACGTGCTCAGCGTCATGCGGGAGGACTTCTGGGACGCGTACTGCGGCACCGCCAACGTCGAGCTGATCGACTGCGCCCGGTCATTGGTCGGCCGGGCAGGTCTTGCGATCCTGTCGAACTCCGCCGACGGCGCCCGGGAGCAGGAGGAGCGGCGATACGGCTTCTCGGCGATCTTCGACCCGATCTGCTACAGCCATGAGATCGGCGTGAACAAGCCGGACCCGCGGGTGTACCGGAGAACTCTCGACGCGATGGGCGCCCAGGCCGAGCAGGTGCTTTTCATCGATAACCGGCCGGAGAACGTCGAAGCCGCGCGGCGACTGGGCATGCAGGCCGTGGTGCATGCCGATAACCAGGCGACGATCGCGATGATCAACTCCTGGATATCCGGCACCCGCGCAGTCCAGGCCTGA
- a CDS encoding dienelactone hydrolase family protein, with product MKFLSCTSSDDIVERTFDLDGIPGVLWTPPIGSEGAPLILIGHPGGQHKLAPGPVARARHYVTRYGFNAAAIDAPGHGDRRRSAEDQRWVDAMMAARQAGESLAPSITALNVSLAERAVPEWRATIDALSGLSEIGDVTIGYGGLTLGSAIGIPLAAVEPRIRAAVFGGVFTYPELFDAARQVTIPVQVLLPWDDREIDRQTGLELFDALASPEKTMHVTTGGHHQVPAFETDDSARFYVRHLRRR from the coding sequence ATGAAATTCCTCAGTTGTACCTCATCGGACGACATCGTCGAGCGCACCTTCGACCTTGACGGCATTCCGGGCGTCCTGTGGACTCCGCCCATCGGTTCCGAGGGTGCTCCGTTGATCTTGATCGGTCATCCGGGCGGGCAGCACAAGCTGGCTCCCGGTCCGGTGGCTCGGGCCAGGCACTACGTGACGCGCTACGGCTTCAATGCCGCCGCAATCGACGCACCCGGCCACGGGGACCGCCGGCGCAGCGCCGAGGATCAGCGCTGGGTCGACGCGATGATGGCTGCCCGACAAGCGGGAGAATCGCTCGCGCCCAGCATCACCGCACTGAACGTGTCGCTGGCCGAGCGGGCCGTCCCCGAGTGGCGGGCCACCATCGACGCGCTGTCGGGCCTGTCCGAGATCGGCGACGTGACCATCGGGTACGGCGGGCTGACCCTCGGCTCTGCGATCGGTATCCCGCTCGCCGCTGTCGAACCCAGGATCCGGGCGGCCGTGTTCGGGGGTGTGTTCACCTATCCCGAACTGTTCGACGCAGCCCGGCAGGTCACCATCCCCGTTCAGGTCCTGCTGCCCTGGGACGACCGCGAGATCGACCGCCAGACCGGTTTGGAGCTCTTCGATGCGTTGGCTTCACCGGAAAAGACGATGCACGTCACCACCGGCGGACACCATCAGGTGCCGGCGTTCGAGACCGACGATTCCGCACGGTTCTATGTCCGGCACCTGCGCCGGCGATGA
- a CDS encoding D-2-hydroxyacid dehydrogenase family protein — translation MDDYQQVIAGYADWESLGPAAQVTFLQDHLEGEELITGLADAQVVVAVRERTALPDAVLQQLPQLRLIVTAGMWNAAIDVDAARGLGIEVCGTGGVPHSAAELTWALILACARQLPAEDALIRAGGWQATVGMDLEGHTLGVIGLGRLGSRVATVGMAFGMRVVAWSTHLDHDHAGSLGVRPVTKEELLRGSDIVSLHLKLSERSRNTLTASDLCLMKPTAYLINTSRGPLVDESALLRALREGWIAGAGLDVYDVEPLPRDHPLRTVRNAVLSPHLGYVTADTYRRFFADAVDDIMAWRSGSPVRRL, via the coding sequence ATGGACGACTATCAACAGGTCATCGCCGGGTACGCCGACTGGGAGTCGCTAGGACCGGCGGCGCAGGTGACCTTCTTGCAAGATCATCTGGAGGGCGAGGAATTGATCACCGGGCTTGCCGACGCCCAGGTCGTTGTCGCCGTCCGGGAACGGACGGCGCTCCCCGACGCCGTGTTGCAGCAGCTGCCGCAGCTCCGGCTGATTGTCACCGCCGGAATGTGGAACGCCGCGATCGACGTCGACGCCGCACGCGGTCTCGGCATCGAGGTCTGTGGCACGGGCGGCGTCCCGCACTCCGCGGCCGAGCTCACCTGGGCGTTGATCCTGGCCTGTGCCCGCCAGCTTCCCGCCGAGGATGCCCTGATCCGGGCCGGCGGATGGCAGGCGACCGTCGGAATGGATCTCGAAGGACACACTCTCGGGGTCATCGGCCTTGGCCGGCTGGGCAGCCGGGTCGCGACCGTGGGGATGGCGTTCGGCATGCGCGTCGTCGCGTGGTCGACTCATCTTGATCACGATCACGCCGGGTCACTCGGCGTCAGGCCGGTGACCAAGGAGGAACTGCTGCGCGGCTCCGACATCGTCTCGCTGCATCTGAAGCTGTCGGAGCGCTCACGGAACACCCTCACCGCGTCCGACCTGTGCTTGATGAAGCCGACCGCGTACCTGATCAACACCTCACGCGGCCCGTTGGTGGACGAGTCCGCCCTGCTCCGGGCGCTGCGGGAAGGATGGATTGCCGGAGCCGGCCTCGATGTGTACGACGTCGAGCCGCTTCCCCGTGATCATCCGCTGCGGACGGTCCGGAACGCCGTCCTCTCGCCCCACCTCGGGTATGTCACCGCCGACACCTATCGGCGGTTCTTCGCCGACGCGGTCGACGACATCATGGCCTGGCGGTCGGGATCACCGGTTCGGCGGCTGTGA
- a CDS encoding 2-keto-4-pentenoate hydratase — translation MDVSSVAQTFVAARRAGTAVDQYPGRELPADLAEAYAVQDAAIALWGEEPAGWKAGLIAPERRQPGGDERLIGPIWQHAIRDSGSHQIEMPVFDGGFAAIEAEFVVRLDVDAAAGSWTAADAAELPQTLFAGIEIASSPFPKINDLGPAVTASDFGNNGGMIIGPQLPPDVDPSMITVRTLIDDDVAGEGSGATVPGGLATAVAQTLTILGRRHRSVPAGTFIATGATTGVHACQVGTSAVITFADLEPMRCRLVAAGPTS, via the coding sequence GTGGACGTGAGCAGCGTTGCCCAGACCTTCGTGGCCGCCAGACGGGCGGGCACAGCTGTTGATCAGTACCCGGGTCGCGAGCTACCTGCCGATCTGGCGGAGGCCTACGCCGTCCAGGATGCGGCGATCGCGCTGTGGGGCGAGGAACCTGCGGGCTGGAAAGCCGGATTGATCGCACCCGAGCGTCGCCAACCTGGCGGGGACGAACGATTGATCGGTCCGATCTGGCAGCACGCGATCCGGGACAGCGGATCGCACCAGATCGAGATGCCGGTCTTCGACGGCGGATTCGCCGCGATCGAGGCGGAATTCGTCGTCCGGCTGGACGTCGACGCTGCAGCCGGTAGCTGGACTGCCGCCGACGCCGCCGAACTGCCGCAGACGCTCTTCGCCGGTATCGAGATAGCGAGCAGCCCATTCCCCAAGATCAACGATCTTGGTCCCGCGGTAACCGCATCCGACTTCGGCAACAACGGTGGAATGATCATCGGGCCGCAGCTGCCGCCCGATGTCGATCCGTCGATGATCACGGTGCGAACCCTGATCGACGACGACGTCGCAGGTGAGGGCAGTGGTGCCACAGTGCCCGGCGGCCTGGCGACAGCGGTGGCACAGACGCTGACCATCCTCGGGCGGCGGCATCGATCGGTTCCCGCCGGCACCTTCATCGCCACCGGGGCAACCACCGGCGTGCACGCCTGCCAGGTCGGAACATCGGCGGTGATCACCTTCGCTGATCTTGAACCGATGCGCTGTCGGCTGGTTGCAGCGGGTCCGACTTCCTGA
- a CDS encoding peptide MFS transporter: MATTHQETEPEEHHRTFFGHPWGLANLFGLEIWERFSFYGMQAILTYYLYFSVREGGLGLPQASATSLVGAYGGLVYLATVLGAWVADRLLGSERTLFYSGVLIMIGHICLALVPGLGGVALGLACVGLGSGALKANTTALLGALYRPNDPRRDAGFSIFYMGINIGALVGPLLTGALQNWKGFHYGFGLAAVGMAIGLVQYTLGRRNLAAAAGREVPNPLPRSHAGRTIIVAVIGLAVIVGAFLSGLVKLSNLATVVTGVIVLAAIVLFAAIVRSSKTTEVERGRVFAFIPLFVASFAFFALFQQIFTVIAIYAEERVDLTIGGFSIPPAWAQSVDPIGILIFAPIMAALWTKLGSRQPSTPTKFALGLAGMGLCFLLFLPMAGGHGKTSPALAVGGILLLFSVAELLLSPIGLSVSTKLAPGAFRTQMVALNFLSVSAGTAAAGALAGLYSPAVEARYFGITGGVAVVIAGLLALLRPWIRRMMAGVD; the protein is encoded by the coding sequence ATGGCTACCACACACCAGGAGACTGAGCCCGAAGAGCATCACCGAACGTTCTTCGGCCACCCGTGGGGGTTGGCCAACCTGTTCGGGCTGGAGATCTGGGAACGCTTCTCGTTCTACGGAATGCAGGCGATCCTGACTTACTACCTGTACTTCAGCGTGCGTGAGGGCGGCCTCGGACTGCCGCAGGCCAGCGCGACCAGCCTGGTCGGGGCGTACGGCGGTCTGGTCTACCTGGCGACGGTGCTCGGCGCCTGGGTCGCCGACCGCTTGCTGGGTTCGGAACGGACCCTGTTCTACAGCGGTGTGCTGATCATGATCGGGCACATCTGTCTCGCCCTGGTGCCGGGACTAGGCGGTGTCGCACTCGGTCTGGCCTGCGTCGGCCTCGGCAGCGGGGCTTTGAAGGCGAACACGACGGCACTGCTGGGCGCGCTCTACCGCCCGAACGATCCGCGGCGCGACGCCGGCTTCTCGATCTTCTACATGGGGATCAACATCGGCGCACTCGTCGGACCACTGTTGACCGGTGCCCTGCAGAACTGGAAGGGCTTCCATTACGGCTTCGGGCTGGCTGCCGTCGGCATGGCGATCGGGCTCGTGCAGTACACACTGGGGCGCCGGAATCTTGCGGCGGCCGCCGGGCGTGAGGTGCCGAATCCGTTGCCGCGTTCCCATGCCGGCCGGACGATCATCGTCGCTGTGATCGGCCTGGCGGTGATCGTCGGCGCCTTCCTGTCCGGGCTGGTCAAGCTGAGCAACCTGGCAACCGTCGTAACCGGGGTGATCGTGCTCGCCGCCATCGTGCTGTTCGCGGCGATCGTGCGCAGCTCCAAGACCACCGAAGTCGAACGCGGACGGGTCTTCGCCTTCATCCCGCTGTTCGTGGCGAGCTTCGCCTTCTTCGCCCTCTTCCAGCAGATCTTCACGGTGATCGCGATCTACGCCGAGGAACGGGTTGATCTGACGATCGGCGGCTTCTCCATCCCACCTGCCTGGGCACAGTCGGTCGATCCGATCGGCATCCTGATCTTTGCGCCGATCATGGCCGCGCTGTGGACAAAGCTCGGCTCTCGCCAACCGTCGACACCGACCAAGTTCGCACTCGGGCTGGCCGGGATGGGCCTGTGCTTCCTGCTCTTCCTTCCGATGGCCGGCGGTCACGGCAAAACCAGTCCGGCGCTGGCCGTTGGCGGGATCCTGTTGCTGTTCAGTGTCGCCGAACTGCTTCTCTCTCCGATCGGGCTGTCGGTCTCCACCAAGCTGGCGCCGGGCGCCTTCCGCACCCAGATGGTTGCCCTGAACTTCCTCTCGGTTTCGGCAGGAACAGCCGCTGCAGGCGCGCTGGCCGGCCTGTACTCCCCCGCCGTCGAGGCGCGGTACTTCGGCATCACCGGCGGCGTGGCGGTGGTCATCGCCGGGCTGCTGGCCCTGCTCAGGCCCTGGATCCGGCGAATGATGGCCGGCGTCGACTGA
- a CDS encoding MarR family winged helix-turn-helix transcriptional regulator, whose protein sequence is MTERQTTSAPDLLALESQVCFALAVASRRVIGLYRPLLEPMGLTHPQYLVMLALWQHEPLTVRELADLLSLESATLSPLLKRLEAIGYLTRPRRPDDERALQVALTPEGRELRDRAVEIPPAMMAKLQMDVEEVQELHQRLTDLIKRATDAS, encoded by the coding sequence GTGACCGAACGACAAACGACGAGTGCCCCGGATCTGCTCGCACTGGAGAGCCAGGTCTGCTTCGCGCTTGCGGTGGCCTCTCGTCGCGTGATCGGGTTGTACCGGCCGCTGCTGGAGCCGATGGGGCTGACTCACCCTCAGTATCTGGTGATGCTCGCACTCTGGCAGCACGAACCACTGACGGTCCGCGAACTCGCGGACCTGCTGTCGCTGGAATCGGCGACGCTGTCCCCGCTGCTGAAACGCCTGGAGGCGATCGGCTACCTGACGCGGCCGCGGCGCCCCGACGACGAGCGGGCCCTGCAGGTCGCCCTCACCCCGGAGGGCAGAGAGCTGCGGGACCGGGCGGTCGAGATCCCGCCGGCCATGATGGCCAAACTGCAGATGGATGTCGAAGAGGTGCAGGAACTGCACCAGCGGCTGACCGACCTGATCAAACGCGCGACCGACGCTTCCTGA
- a CDS encoding YtxH domain-containing protein encodes MKIRTVGILAAGAAIGYALNTESGREKLAQLKDAGSRFLGRPEVQAKTADLADKAKQRTGNLPHSVQNIANQTIDKAKQATSRAGHNGEAPESPSA; translated from the coding sequence ATGAAGATCAGGACAGTCGGGATCCTCGCCGCCGGCGCGGCGATCGGCTACGCCCTCAACACCGAGTCTGGCCGGGAGAAGCTTGCCCAGTTGAAGGACGCCGGCAGCCGGTTCCTCGGTCGGCCTGAGGTCCAGGCGAAGACCGCCGATCTCGCGGACAAGGCCAAGCAGCGCACCGGCAACCTGCCGCATTCGGTGCAGAACATCGCCAACCAGACCATCGACAAGGCGAAGCAGGCAACCAGTCGAGCCGGCCACAACGGTGAGGCGCCGGAATCACCCAGCGCCTAG